In Triticum aestivum cultivar Chinese Spring chromosome 5B, IWGSC CS RefSeq v2.1, whole genome shotgun sequence, the following proteins share a genomic window:
- the LOC123113431 gene encoding uncharacterized protein, which translates to MHLSLWKPLSQCAAMLMDKRHRPPRPPAPGAGAGSGGGRRLQESKLREALEEASEDGCLTKSRDAALLDDGDGDGGEEGAGSGSVSRSRSLARLNAQREFLRATAVAAERAFLSPDALPALAEALATFLSMYPKYASSADVDRLRAGEYPHLDKACLDYCGFGLFSYLQSCSPADSSVSFTLSEITANLSNHALYGAAEKGTAEHDIRSRIMDYLNIPESEYCLVFTVSRGSAFRLLAECYPFATNKKLLTMFDHESQSVNWMAQSARDKGAKAYSAWFKWPTLKICSTELRDQISTKKRRRKKDSATGLFVFPVQSRVTGAKYSYQWMALAQQNNWHVLLDAGALGPKDMDSLGLSLFRPDFIITSFYRVFGADPTGFGCLLIKKSVMSCLQSPNGGTGAGMVRILPVFPQYLSDSVDGFDGVQDGLEDDMIIPIEEESSTMNSHQASQLPAFSGAYSSAQVREVIEESELDQDSSDRDGASTIYEENESVSVGEVMKSPVFSEDEMSEGSFWVDLGHSPLGSDHSEQGKLGSPLPASWFSGRKNAKKTSPKVPSKVARSPVYDNHVVSFDAAVRSVSQELEHVKEIPEEDCSYNGKVSEDCSYTGKVSEIEECQDGHENKRFVKFSCDNGRTQGTSASVFGGYAANGNGSTSEICPENQVEAKDSAIRRETEGEFRLLGRREAPNSRFNGGRLFGVEEAERVPSMGRKVSFTMEDSKLCRNADAGETSGYAVGEEEEDDDAYSDYDEIQDGRREPEIICRHLDHVNMLGLSKTTLRLRYLINWLVTSLLQLRLPDSGDGDGVPLVYIYGPKIKYERGAAVAFNIKDCNTGTSLINPETVQKMAEKEGLNVGVGFLSHIRLMDNQKHGVADVGLSSSLCRPTSNGRHEKKNSKNAIVGIEVVTASLGFLTNFDDVYRLWAFVAKFLDSSFLEQERLSSIPEDAER; encoded by the coding sequence atgCATCTCTCGCTGTGGAAGCCGCTGTCGCAGTGCGCGGCGATGCTCATGGACAAGCGGCACCGCCCGCCGCGGCCGCCGGCGCCGGGCGCCGGGGCGgggtccggcggcgggcggcggctgcagGAGAGCAAGCTGCGGGAGGCGCTGGAGGAGGCCTCCGAGGACGGGTGCCTCACCAAGTCCCGCGACGCGGCGCTGctcgacgacggggacggggacggcggggaggagggggccggctccGGCTCCGTCAGCCGGTCGCGGTCGCTGGCGCGCCTCAACGCGCAGCGCGAGTTCCTGCGCGCCACGGCCGTGGCGGCGGAGCGCGCCTTCCTGTCGCCCGACGCGCTCCCGGCGCTGGCCGAGGCCCTCGCCACGTTCCTCTCCATGTACCCCAAGTACGCCTCGTCGGCGGACGTGGACCGCCTCCGCGCCGGCGAGTACCCGCACCTCGACAAGGCCTGCCTCGACTACTGCGGCTtcggcctcttctcctacctccagagCTGCAGCCCCGCCGACTCCTCCGTCTCCTTCACGCTCTCCGAGATCACCGCCAACCTCAGCAACCACGCGCTCTACGGCGCCGCCGAGAAGGGCACTGCCGAGCACGACATCAGGAGCCGCATCATGGACTACCTCAACATCccggagtcggagtactgcctcgtCTTCACCGTCAGCCGCGGCTCCGCCTTCCGGCTGCTCGCCGAGTGCTACCCCTTCGCCACCAACAAGAAGCTGCTCACCATGTTCGACCACGAGTCCCAGTCCGTGAACTGGATGGCTCAGTCCGCCAGGGACAAGGGGGCCAAGGCCTACTCCGCCTGGTTCAAGTGGCCCACCCTCAAGATCTGCTCCACCGAGCTCCGAGACCAGATATCCACCAAGAAGCGCCGACGCAAGAAGGACTCTGCCACTGGCTTATTCGTGTTCCCGGTGCAGTCCAGGGTGACCGGCGCAAAGTACTCATATCAGTGGATGGCATTGGCGCAGCAGAATAACTGGCATGTTCTGCTGGACGCCGGCGCATTGGGGCCTAAGGACATGGACTCGCTGGGCTTGTCGTTGTTCCGGCCGGATTTCATCATCACATCATTCTATAGGGTGTTTGGAGCTGATCCTACGGGTTTTGGCTGCTTGCTCATCAAGAAGTCAGTGATGTCGTGCTTGCAGAGCCCGAATGGCGGGACGGGGGCAGGGATGGTTCGGATTCTTCCGGTCTTCCCGCAGTATCTGAGTGATTCGGTTGATGGGTTCGATGGTGTCCAGGATGGCCTTGAGGATGATATGATCATTCCAATCGAGGAGGAGTCGTCGACGATGAACAGTCACCAAGCATCTCAATTACCTGCGTTCTCGGGCGCGTATTCCTCAGCTCAGGTGAGGGAGGTGATTGAGGAGAGCGAATTGGACCAGGACAGCTCAGATAGAGATGGTGCCAGCACGATTTACGAGGAGAATGAGAGTGTGTCCGTTGGGGAGGTGATGAAGAGCCCAGTATTCAGCGAGGATGAAATGTCAGAGGGCTCTTTCTGGGTTGATTTGGGCCATAGTCCACTTGGTTCAGACCATTCAGAACAGGGGAAGTTGGGATCTCCATTGCCTGCATCCTGGTTTTCTGGTAGGAAGAATGCAAAGAAGACATCACCAAAGGTGCCATCCAAAGTGGCAAGGAGCCCTGTTTATGACAACCATGTCGTGTCCTTTGATGCGGCTGTGAGGTCAGTATCTCAAGAGCTAGAGCATGTGAAGGAAATTCCAGAGGAAGATTGTTCATATAATGGCAAGGTCAGCGAAGATTGTTCATATACCGGCAAGGTCAGCGAAATTGAAGAATGTCAGGATGGTCATGAAAATAAGAGGTTTGTAAAATTCTCTTGTGAcaatggccgcacacaaggaactTCGGCGTCTGTTTTTGGGGGTTATGCTGCAAATGGGAATGGCTCCACTTCGGAGATTTGCCCAGAAAACCAGGTTGAAGCTAAAGACAGTGCCATCAGAAGGGAAACAGAGGGTGAGTTCCGTCTACTGGGAAGGAGGGAGGCACCCAATAGCAGATTCAATGGTGGCAGGCTCTTTGGAGTGGAAGAAGCAGAACGAGTGCCAAGTATGGGACGCAAGGTATCATTCACCATGGAGGACAGTAAGCTGTGTCGTAATGCTGACGCTGGGGAGACATCTGGATATGCagtgggagaagaagaagaagatgatgatgcatACAGCGACTACGATGAGATTCAGGATGGCAGGCGAGAACCTGAAATCATCTGTAGGCACCTTGATCATGTGAACATGCTGGGTCTTAGTAAGACAACGCTAAGGTTGCGTTACTTGATCAATTGGTTAGTGACCTCGCTACTGCAGCTTCGGTTGCCTGATTCTGGAGACGGTGATGGGGTTCCCCTTGTCTATATCTATGGCCCGAAGATAAAATATGAACGGGGAGCAGCAGTTGCGTTCAATATAAAGGACTGCAACACCGGAACTTCACTGATCAATCCTGAAACTGTACAGAAGATGGCAGAGAAAGAAGGCCTCAATGTTGGCGTCGGTTTTCTGAGTCATATACGCCTCATGGACAACCAGAAACATGGGGTGGCTGATGTGGGCCTCAGCTCTTCCCTGTGCCGGCCTACCTCAAACGGCCGACATGAGAAGAAAAATAGCAAAAATGCCATTGTTGGGATCGAAGTCGTCACTGCTTCCCTTGGGTTCCTTACAAACTTTGACGATGTCTACAGGTTATGGGCATTTGTTGCAAAATTTCTGGACTCATCGTTCCTTGAACAGGAGAGGCTATCATCGATCCCCGAGGATGCAGAAAGATAG